One window of Athalia rosae chromosome 4, iyAthRosa1.1, whole genome shotgun sequence genomic DNA carries:
- the LOC105692601 gene encoding uncharacterized protein LOC105692601 isoform X6: MHYVQRRKKSQPHENRVTDFFLLHPEIAPEELRSILEVLRRDAAILDIVRLKLSRAAQSSEKSERVENLLDDSRCSCCLKPFLIGRGVVCEECGGRVCRKGCSRWNTEENAWHCLFCHQRRSWLKRNEKWFETFGGLSADHDDAANRFSTAKSQVFLAEADYARVGPDVDLAIGGEEEAGDSIERVRDIIEKIVDGIVGNVDDIPIERLFDHPEYKPATDTPTMAHSALRELVERAVDEARKLPGLGASNATRTDEQTDISDQTYEDLLATAILNKVIEKYQNERVDNNSNTVDENKTSSRPKYISSEIEVGLDEGVEEGSSSLEPLSQDEYSSDCSAPASKYSLNRQEPMSLTIEEHIEEVTTTYTSDEEEEETLETNGLDFRNSHRVPFPEFGMDIIDPSQESSEETQDEATTPTHVDLVTPVESWEENWLFQKKKMQAQSEPVAMLVPNPSEDFRPLIGDREADDTSDLSDCSAQSDEEIEEELLEAINNVIPKIPGSPESYDASPSFINKEITELENQIENDVTKIKGNDGLEKLPPITLGKDHFVENPLIHLEVDRTSGDGITIVHSNGYNEEENENQPPKTPEFKLGIEDMLVFNVSADRIAEPPLKVDNTKDSLKFIQEEKLSINSTLPGEKIGDGEVEESKCSFAPARQEVVEKNERQVEEDILSIDKSELNSSSKDIVDFPLQAVESRIEECDNNVKKEIQLPQLTRDVKLPVPEADISVQELPQLTKDFKLLVNDEEVIKLTGIQQELEKSVNEIDSSLKKVSESPDVTTDLKLSPDESNGKVEDPVPLPRVTRDFKIPVDEGTITVENNVEQVTEIISETVADEIEVCKLEQNNLQGRLEDVKNAVAESVNKLDIPADQVEAEGSVAILKDFGIDNSVTNQVADLDDDIYAEELPRTPRSSLTSSSAPILDSGASETGIQTDLRSLEEKLVSVETRIDSEPDSFANKSNEDAQIAEEVLSSLSTLDNILTGEELNDIVEARLIYVETSGNENSYTVNSHQEDGAQQESEYTEHYDTATQRHLDSLTRSGKSKELKDIQLSDVDRLEDIPPPIPSTPPPIARLRQCREAAALAEVEDVEKPITAERKRVEVDLFLATPPRPGTIAEREHKKWENAAPIENNPYSEENIQKRLLQRQYTRITSSETSSGDNAEVTKMEGNSLQVVLGAGQPDVKRYGRDYYINDSKKANGELARRSTLLNALRRNSSLSQNSGSYDEDTEPQVSYGLDRFEEASLRGSLHRRSFGGQNSSPHFVINPLLHLQRGDERESELNDRCVSDCVTNENQCNARSVDRINSPKTMEKNIVNLESRNRSVVKTTEPPSRAVDPRSKIIVDEKSGCKYVINPLNVCYYIGGPDEDISNVQSREKDYLEVSEGDDLMVEKGDLRLKLLDDKGELVDLEPENFKRLFKAGDDEEKFAVNPLYNLHDGFRSGNQEGISNFVDRDSGMYSIDSNVATEIDKPRISVYRCDEAPKRLSVDESKKPKESQMILINGKKYSNLGGFKSNTFGGIKRRRFELNNFDDESDETDSHDEETFEWPDNYSNFGSLKCQTFGGIKERTKFDGKNILNHQKIKLRPALSFKEAKEVNNIQKATSLKDRDSNWDMFETRSNPSYRKFKDVKSSLKKKKSLCEATAREQTVEDRNIGDESLMASFLRDAIMRPKSRLSTDNDSVYSLDTSYRKSQSRKSSKPRYLTSQNSLRLQPPVSPEVVQKSFETLAGIRRRGSLKDDEISFHSSNSRRRRIPDDISIW; encoded by the exons ATGCACTATGTGCAGCGACGGAAGAAGAGTCAACCGCATGAAAACAG AGtgaccgatttttttcttcttcacccaGAAATCGCGCCAGAGGAGCTCCGCTCGATTCTTGAAGTCCTTCGGCGGGATGCGGCCATCTTGGATATCGTACGACTCAAGTTATC GAGAGCAGCCCAGTCTTCGGAAAAAAGCGAGAGGGTTGAAAATCTTCTGGATGACAGCCGTTGTTCCTGTTGCCTGAAACCATTTTTGATCGGTCGAGGAGTCGTCTGCGAGGAGTGCGGAGGTAGAGTTTGCCGCAAAGGGTGTTCGCGTTGGAATACTGAAGAAAACGCTTGGCACTGCCTCTTCTGTCATCAACGAAG GTCGTGGCTGAAGAGAAACGAGAAGTGGTTCGAAACCTTTGGCGGTTTGTCCGCCGACCACGACGACGCGGCTAACCGCTTCAGTACGGCCAAATCCCAGGTTTTCCTTGCAG aagCGGATTATGCTCGGGTGGGTCCGGACGTGGACCTCGCGATCGGAGGCGAAGAAGAAGCGGGAGATTCGATTGAAAGAGTCAGAGACATTATCGAGAAAATAGTCGACGGCATCGTTGGAAATGTTGACGATATACCGATCGAACGACTCTTCGATCACCCAGAAT ATAAACCGGCCACGGATACGCCAACCATGGCGCATTCCGCCTTACGCGAATTGGTGGAACGCGCCGTGGACGAAGCAAGAAAATTACCGGGGCTCGGGGCTTCGAATGCTACCAGAACTGACGAGCAAACGGATATTTCCGATCAAACCTACGAGGACCTTCTCGCAACCGCTATACTGAACAAG gtgatagaaaaataccaaaatgaACGTGTTGATAACAATAGTAATACGGTTGATGAGAATAAGACTTCCTCACGACCGAAATACATCAGCA GCGAAATTGAGGTGGGACTTGACGAAGGCGTCGAAGAAGGTAGTAGCAGCCTGGAACCGCTGTCTCAGGACGAGTACAGCAGCGATTGCAGCGCGCCAGCTTCAAAATATTCTTTGAATCGTCAAGAACCAATGTCGCTGACT ATTGAGGAACACATCGAGGAAGTGACAACCACCTACACGTCCgacgaggaagaggaagagacaCTCGAGACGAACGGGCTGGACTTTAGAAACTCTCATCGTGTGCCGTTCCCTGAATTCGGAATGGACATTATAGATC CTTCGCAAGAATCGTCGGAGGAAACCCAGGACGAGGCGACAACGCCGACTCATGTCGATCTAGTCACACCGGTGGAATCTTGGGAGGAAAATTGGCTTTtccaaaagaagaaaatgcaAGCTCAGTCCGAGCCTGTGGCCATGCTGGTTCCGAATCCTAGCGAAGACTTTAGGCCGCTGATCGGAGACCGGGAAGCAGATGACACGTCCGATCTTTCGGACTGTTCGGCACAATCCGACGAGGAAATTGAGGAGGAACTTCTTGAGGCTATAAATAACGTAATACCCAAGATTCCCGGAAGCCCGGAATCGTACGATGcttctccttcttttattAATAAAGAAATTACGGAGTTAGAAAATCAGATTGAAAACGACGTAACTAAAATCAAGGGAAACGATGGCTTGGAAAAACTGCCACCCATCACTCTTGGTAAAGATCATTTTGTAGAGAATCCGTTGATTCATCTCGAAGTCGATCGAACTTCCGGCGATGGGATAACGATCGTTCACAGTAATGGATACAATgaagaggagaatgaaaatcaaCCTCCGAAGACACCTGAATTTAAATTAGGCATAGAAGATATGCTCGTGTTTAACGTTAGCGCGGACAGAATAGCGGAGCCTCCGCTTAAAGTGGACAATACGAAGGACTCTTTAAAATTTAtacaggaagaaaaattatcgattaatTCCACTTTGCcaggtgaaaaaattggagacgGCGAAGTCGAAGAATCGAAATGTTCATTTGCGCCTGCAAGACAAGAAGTTGTGGAGAAAAATGAGCGACAGGTTGAAGAGGACATTCTTTCTATCGACAAGAGCGAATTGAATTCTTCGTCGAAGGATATCGTAGATTTTCCACTGCAGGCTGTCGAATCACGAATCGAAGAGTGCGATAAcaacgtaaaaaaagaaattcaattaccACAGTTAACGAGGGACGTAAAATTACCTGTACCGGAAGCGGATATCAGCGTACAAGAATTACCGCAGCTAACCAAGGATTTCAAATTACTTGTAAATGACGAAGAGGTGATTAAGCTAACGGGAATACAGCAAGAGTTGGAAAAGTCCGTCAACGAAATTGActcaagtttgaaaaaagtgtCCGAATCACCAGACGTGACAACAGACTTGAAATTATCTCCGGATGAATCTAATGGAAAAGTAGAAGATCCAGTCCCATTGCCACGAGTAACAAGAGACTTCAAAATACCCGTAGATGAGGGAACAATAACCGTCGAAAATAATGTAGAACAAGTAACGGAAATCATATCGGAAACCGTTGCTGACGAAATAGAAGTTTGTAAACTGGAGCAAAATAATTTGCAAGGTCGTTTGGAAGACGTTAAAAACGCTGTGGCCGAATCGGTGAACAAACTCGATATACCGGCTGATCAGGTGGAAGCGGAAGGTTCGGTAGCAATTCTGAAAGATTTTGGGATTGATAACTCGGTTACAAACCAGGTCGCTGACCTTGATGACGATATCTATGCAGAAGAGCTACCAAGGACTCCGCGGTCGTCTCTTACAAGTTCATCCGCTCCAATATTGGACAGCGGTGCTTCCGAAACCGGAATTCAAACCGACCTCCGTTCATTAGAAGAAAAACTGGTCTCCGTAGAAACTAGAATTGACAGTGAGCCCGACTCCTTTGCAAATAAATCCAACGAAGACGCTCAAATCGCAGAAGAAGTTCTGAGTTCCTTGAGCACGCTTGACAATATCCTCACCGGTGAAGAATTGAACGACATTGTCGAAGCGCGTCTCATATACGTGGAGACTtcgggaaatgaaaattcttacaCAGTGAACTCGCATC AAGAAGACGGCGCACAGCAGGAGAGCGAATACACCGAACATTACGATACGGCGACCCAGAGGCACTTGGACAGTTTAACCAGATCTGGAAAAAGCAAGGAACTCAAAGACATCCAGCTTTCGGACGTCGACCGTCTAGAAGATATTCCGCCCCCGATACCCTCAACTCCACCCCCGATCGCTAGGCTCAG GCAGTGCCGCGAGGCTGCGGCTTTGGCCGAAGTCGAGGACGTCGAAAAACCCATTACAGCTGAACGGAAACGAGTGGAAGTCGATCTGTTTCTCGCAACTCCACCGCGACcag GAACCATCGCCGAGCGAGAACACAAAAAGTGGGAAAACGCTGCACCGATTGAAAACAATCCTTACAGCGAGGAAAATATCCAGAAGCGGCTTCTACAGCGACAATACACGCGGATAACGTCATCGGAAACTTCGTCTGG GGATAACGCCGAAGTAACAAAGATGGAGGGAAATTCTCTTCAAGTTGTCCTTGGTGCGGGTCAACCGGATGTGAAAAG GTACGGAAGAGACTACTACATCAACGACTCTAAGAAGGCGAATGGAGAACTTGCGCGAAGATCTACATTGTTGAACGCCTTGAGACGTAACAGCTCCCTGTCCCAGAACTCCGGCTCGTATGACGAAGATACCGAACCGCAGGTGAGTTATGGACTTGACAGATTCGAGGAGGCATCCCTGCGGGGCAGCCTTCATAGACGGAGCTTTGGAGGGCAGAATTCAAGCCCTCACTTCGTAATCAACCCTCTGCTACACTTGCAACGTGGCGACGAACGCGAAAGCGAATTAAACGACCGCTGCGTTTCCGATTGCGtaacgaacgaaaatcaatGTAACGCGAGATCCGTTGATCGGATTAACTCTccaaaaacgatggaaaaaaacatCGTTAATTTGGAATCTAGAAATAGATCGGTCGTAAAAACTACCGAGCCGCCTTCCAGGGCTGTAGATCCGCGATCGAAGATTATCGTGGACGAAAAATCGGGATGCAAATACGTGATCAATCCTCTCAACGTATGTTACTACATCGGAGGACCGGATGAGGATATATCTAACGTACAAAGTCGTGAAAAAGATTACTTGGAGGTGTCTGAAGGGGATGATTTAATGGTCGAAAAGGGAGATCTGAGGCTTAAACTTCTCGACGACAAGGGAGAACTGGTGGATTTGGAgcctgaaaattttaaaagacTTTTCAAAGCCGGCGACGATGAAGAGAAATTTGCAGTCAATCCTCTCTACAATTTGCACGATGGATTCCGGAGTGGGAATCAAGAAGGGATTTCTAATTTCGTTGATCGGGATTCAGGGATGTACTCGATAGACTCAAATGTCGCCACAGAGATAGATAAGCCCAGGATAAGTGTATATCGTTGCGATGAAGCTCCGAAAAGATTGTCCGTAGATGAGTCGAAAAAGCCCAAGGAATCCCAAATGATTTTGATTAACGGTAAAAAGTATTCAAATCTTGGAGGATTCAAGTCTAACACTTTTGGCGGAATAAAGAGAAGACGTTTCGAGCTAAATAATTTCGATGACGAGTCTGACGAGACGGATTCACACGACGAGGAGACGTTTGAGTGGCCAgacaattattcgaattttggcAGTTTGAAGTGTCAAACCTTTGGTGGTATcaaggaacgaacgaaatttgacggtaaaaatattctgaatcatcagaaaataaaattacgccCAGCTCTCTCGTTCAAAGAAGCTAAAGAGGTCAACAATATCCAGAAAGCGACATCATTGAAGGACAGGGACTCTAACTGGGATATGTTTGAAACTCGTAGCAACCCGAGTTACAGAAAATTCAAGGATGTTAAGTCAagtttgaagaagaaaaaatctctcTGCGAAGCTACCGCGAGGGAACAAACAGTCGAGGATAGAAACATAGGCGATGAAAGCTTGATGGCTAGTTTTTTGAGAGACGCTATTATGCGGCCAAAATCCCGACTTTCGACTGATAACGATTCGGTTTATTCATTGGATACCAGTTACCGAAAATCACAGAGTAGAAAGTCATCAAAGCCGCGGTATTTAACGAGCCAAAATTCCCTGAGATTACAGCCTCCCGTTTCCCCGGAAGTTGTACAAAAAAGCTTCGAAACTCTAGCTGGTATTCGACGGCGAGGAAGTCTTAAGGACGATGAAATCAGTTTTCATAGTAGTAATAGCAGACGTAGAAGAATCCCTGACGATATTTCTATATggtga